The Pectobacterium parmentieri genome segment AAAATCAACATTAGACCACTTTGTATATCCCAAAATAATACCAGCAGTTCCTACTATCAGAAAGGATACTCCTTGGTTAACATTTAATTGATTTAAAACATGTCCCATTGGGGCTAAAATTGTTCCACCGACAAAAACAGCCTTAATCAAGGGGGAAAATATTTTTTTCATACACACTCCTTTTATAAAAATTAATCATCAAGTTATTTATCATAAATACATCACTAATAATGATATCTCAAATTTTTTGTAAAAATGTTTTAAATATCGCAACTATTCCAGTGACAATAATTTAAATAGCTGCCGTTTTAAGCTATAAAATGACATAGAAACTGACTGCAAAGTCAGGAAAGCTCACCGCGCAGTCAGGAATACTGACTATAGAGTCAGAAACACTGACCGTACAGTCAGTCGCATACTTTCGTCCTAAGCCTTATACCGCAAGGGTTACAGGCCGATTTTTCCTTAATTTAATTTTACAAGAAGTAAGAGATAATACTCAAGAGGATTAAAATAAACTGGGCGATTTTTATGATCGCCATATGGGGTTTCAACATTAAATATTATTAGTCATTTATGAGTGAAATTTGCATTTTTTATTGCGAGGCTTTCCTTTATATTTCACTAAAACTCTTTTTTGAAAATCAACACCATCTATGAGCTAACGCTCATGTGCTGCCGAAAACGATGAACCTGTTTTCATGAGCACGGCTACGCCCTAACACTGAAATATGTATTTTTATCTTGATGAAGTACGTTTTTAGTATTGATAGCAAAAAGAGGAAAGATCTTTTTCAGATCGTTTAATCATAAAAATAAAATTGATCTTATTTTTTGAACACAGAATTACCGCGATAACATATAGCATTTGCTCTTAAACGTATAGGAAAACTATATTCAGAGAAGCAGCACTGAGTGATTGACCAAAACAATCACATTGCTGAAACAGGGTTCACCCCTGTTAATAATGGATTTATCCATAAAGAATTGCGGCGATAGCCGATAAAGCAGAAATAGTATAATTAATCTTACGACTTCATGTACGGTTTAGTTTTTAAGATATTATATATACCAGATTTACTTTATACTTAATTAAAATTTCATATTGAAAAACAAATCCTTTCTTATGAGCTTTCGCTCATGGCTTCGCCCTTTGTTGGTATATTAATTAGAAATTCATCAAAGCTATAGCATTTGCTCTTAAACGCATAGGAAAACTATAACCCCAACAGCAGCGCTTAGTGATTGTCCAAAACAATCACATCGCTGAAACAGGGTTCATCCCTGTTAATGATGGATTTATCCATAAAGAATTGCGGCGATAGCCGCCAGTAAAATAAAAGGAAAACAATTACACTATTCCTAAAACGCCAGCAGCGCCTCGTGATTGTATGAAACAATCACTTCGCTGAAAATAAGCATCAAGAAAGCCACATATTCCCATGTAAAACACCCTGCACATAAGGCAAAAGGAAAACTGGACTCTCTTAACTTCTTACTAATTATTTAATTATAAGCACTATCCCAACCCAATAGAATCAAGGCTTCACAACTTTTTTTGCTATGTTCGAACATAGCAAACTCCTATGTGCGCACATAGATCCGTCCTATGTTCGAACATAGCAAGATCTATGTTTGAACATAGGTTTTTTAACATATAACAATAGCATAATAATAAAAGTCCTATTTTATTTATAGTTTAACTATTGACTTTTATTTTTCTGCATAGTATTAAAAATACAGAATAAAAACTATAAGAGAGAATAATATGAATACTAATGACACTGAACTACTTCGCTTATTTGAAACATTAACCACTGAACAAAAGATTGATATCGCAAGACACTTATTGCAAAACAAAGATATAAAATCAACTACTGTTATTGCAACAGAAGAAGATAAAGCAATCTCATTTGCACAGCCTTATGTTTTTGCTTTTACATCTAACTTTCGTGTTTTTTCTGATCTTGATATATCTAAAAATGAATTCCGTGTATTAACTTACATCTTAGAATACATGGAGTTCGGAAACCTTATCAATCTGTCTCAATCATCACTCTGCAAAGCATTGAATATTGCATCCGGTAATATGTCAAACATATTCAAAAAACTAAAACAGAAAGGAATACTCGTTGAGCATCATGGACACCTGTATATTAACTCGAATATTTTCGCCAAGGGTATGAGCCATCAACTTGATGAGAAACGTAAAGAGCATTTAAGTAATGCCAGAGGTCTTCATGCGGAGCTCGAACAATATCCAGAAAACTATACTGATTACTCAAAGCAAGAAAGACGAAACCTAGCTTTAGAAACAGAAACGAAAGAGATCTATACGGATGCCTTTATTTTTAGTAAGAAGAAAAAGAATAATGCTGTTCCTAATGCTAAAAATAGTCTCAAGATCGATAAACCTCGAAAGGTATACAAACGAACGAAAGAAAATGAAGCGGCAAGAAAAGTCATGACCAGCTTTGAAAACCATTTAAAAATCGTTTCCTAAATAAGAAATCATAGATATTAATAACCAAGATAATATATTATTGACATACACTATATTAAAATAATCTGACAGAAACCAGTAAAATATTAGATAGCTGCCAGATTATTAATATATCAAATCATATAACCAAATTACGCTTGATTTTTAAGGCTCTATTTTTTCAATAGAAGTAATATGGGCCTCACCACTTAACGGTTTATAAATACGTACCAGCGTCATATTTAGTTGTGCGTTGGGAAATGCACCAATAGCCTTGGATAAAAAAGAATAATTTGTCCCGGATACTATTTGGGTCGCCACAAATATAGGCGTGTATTTCATGCCAACCAACCCATTCAATACTGATTCAAAGAACGACTTATCTGCATTGTCAACATCACGAAAAGCACTCCAACCACCAACAGTATTATTTGACATAAATCACCTCATATAATTAGCTGGATAATAGTTTCTTATGGGATGTATCATATTCCACTGCAAATAGCGGTTATGAGTATAAGAAGTGTACTGGTTTTTTACAAGAGGATTCTAGTGAAAAAATAGTAGTGATGTATCTTATATTATTATGTATACGATATGCTAGCCAACATGAATAACACTTATATTATAAAGCGACATAATACCCCTTGCTTTACTCAAAACAAAGTCACTTATTTATTACCCGA includes the following:
- a CDS encoding DNA-binding protein is translated as MNTNDTELLRLFETLTTEQKIDIARHLLQNKDIKSTTVIATEEDKAISFAQPYVFAFTSNFRVFSDLDISKNEFRVLTYILEYMEFGNLINLSQSSLCKALNIASGNMSNIFKKLKQKGILVEHHGHLYINSNIFAKGMSHQLDEKRKEHLSNARGLHAELEQYPENYTDYSKQERRNLALETETKEIYTDAFIFSKKKKNNAVPNAKNSLKIDKPRKVYKRTKENEAARKVMTSFENHLKIVS